One genomic segment of Calditerricola satsumensis includes these proteins:
- the uvrC gene encoding excinuclease ABC subunit UvrC, which yields MPRDQLKEKLALLPAKPGVYLMKGADGEILYVGKAKVLKNRVRSYFTGSHDGKTQALVNEVADIDYIVTDNPVEALLLECNLIKQHKPRYNVLLRDDKSYPYIKLTNERHPRLEVTRRVKKDKAKYFGPYPNAGAAQHAKKLLDRLYPLRKCRTLPKEVCLYYHLGQCLAPCVHDVPPERYAPIVEEITRFLSGDVDGIVKQLEAKMHAAAEALEFERAKEYRDLIADIEKVAEKQKIAFNDFIDRDIFAYHADRGWMCVQVFYIRQGKLIERDVAIFPHYGDPAEDFLSYVTQFYFHHPARPKEIWLPEGVDPGALAEWLGVKVHVPKRGKKKELVDLAAENARLALEERFRLMERDEARTVEALDTLGRLLGIGYPKRIEAFDNATTQGVDPVAAMVVFVDGKPAKAEYRKYRIRTAEGPDDYAAMREVIRRRYTRVLKENLPLPDLIVVDGGKGQMSAAMDVLENELGLYVPVCGLAKDERHRTSRLLFGDPPEEVPIDRHSHAFHLLTRIQDEVHRFANTFHRQVRTKTAFRSVLDDIPGVGPKRRQLLLSHFGSLERIKTAALEEFRQIGIGDKLAKAIQEHLRQA from the coding sequence GTGCCCCGCGACCAGCTCAAGGAGAAGCTGGCCCTGCTGCCGGCCAAGCCGGGCGTTTACCTCATGAAGGGCGCGGACGGCGAGATCCTGTACGTGGGCAAGGCCAAGGTGCTGAAAAACCGCGTCCGCTCGTACTTCACCGGCAGCCACGATGGCAAGACCCAGGCCCTGGTCAATGAGGTGGCCGACATCGACTACATCGTCACCGACAACCCCGTCGAGGCGCTGCTCCTCGAATGCAACCTGATCAAGCAGCACAAGCCCCGCTACAACGTGCTCTTGCGGGACGACAAGTCGTACCCGTACATCAAGCTGACGAACGAGCGGCACCCGCGCCTCGAAGTGACGCGGCGGGTGAAGAAGGACAAGGCCAAGTACTTCGGCCCCTACCCCAACGCCGGGGCGGCCCAGCACGCCAAGAAGCTCCTCGACCGTCTCTACCCGCTGCGCAAGTGTCGCACCCTGCCCAAGGAGGTGTGCCTCTACTATCACCTCGGCCAGTGCCTCGCCCCCTGCGTCCACGACGTCCCTCCCGAGCGGTACGCGCCGATTGTCGAGGAGATCACGCGCTTTTTGAGCGGCGACGTCGACGGCATCGTCAAGCAGTTGGAGGCGAAGATGCACGCGGCGGCCGAGGCCCTCGAGTTCGAGCGGGCCAAGGAGTACCGTGACCTGATCGCCGACATCGAGAAGGTGGCGGAAAAGCAGAAGATTGCCTTCAACGATTTCATCGACCGTGACATCTTCGCCTACCACGCCGACCGCGGCTGGATGTGTGTACAGGTGTTCTACATCCGCCAGGGTAAGCTGATCGAGCGCGACGTGGCCATCTTCCCCCACTACGGCGACCCGGCCGAGGACTTCCTTTCCTACGTGACGCAGTTCTACTTCCACCATCCCGCCCGTCCGAAGGAGATCTGGCTGCCCGAGGGCGTCGATCCCGGCGCCCTGGCGGAATGGCTCGGCGTCAAGGTCCACGTGCCGAAGCGTGGGAAGAAGAAGGAGCTCGTCGACCTGGCGGCGGAGAACGCCCGCCTGGCCCTCGAGGAGCGCTTCCGCCTTATGGAACGCGACGAGGCGCGCACGGTGGAGGCCCTCGACACGCTGGGCCGCCTTCTCGGCATCGGCTATCCGAAGCGCATCGAGGCCTTCGACAACGCCACCACCCAGGGCGTCGATCCCGTGGCGGCGATGGTCGTGTTCGTCGACGGCAAGCCGGCCAAGGCGGAGTACCGCAAGTACCGCATCCGCACCGCCGAAGGCCCGGACGACTATGCGGCGATGCGCGAGGTGATCCGCCGCCGCTACACGCGGGTGCTGAAGGAAAACCTGCCCCTGCCCGACCTGATTGTCGTCGACGGGGGCAAGGGGCAGATGTCCGCGGCCATGGACGTGCTGGAGAACGAGCTGGGGCTGTACGTGCCGGTGTGCGGCTTGGCCAAAGACGAGCGCCACCGCACCTCGCGCCTGTTGTTCGGCGATCCGCCGGAGGAGGTGCCGATCGACCGGCACAGCCACGCCTTCCACCTGCTCACGCGCATCCAGGACGAGGTGCACCGCTTCGCCAACACTTTCCATCGCCAGGTGCGCACGAAAACGGCCTTCCGCTCCGTCCTCGACGACATCCCCGGCGTCGGCCCCAAGCGGCGCCAGCTCCTTCTTTCGCACTTCGGCTCCCTCGAGCGGATCAAGACGGCCGCGCTTGAAGAGTTTCGCCAAATCGGCATCGGCGACAAGCTGGCCAAGGCGATCCAGGAGCATCTGCGGCAGGCGTAG
- the trxA gene encoding thioredoxin, with protein sequence MAIVNATDQTFQSEVASGTVLVDFWAPWCGPCRMIAPVLEELDKEIGDKVKIVKVNVDENPDTASQYGVMSIPTLILFKDGQPVDKIIGYQPKEALLSHLNKHL encoded by the coding sequence ATGGCGATCGTCAACGCCACGGATCAGACATTTCAAAGCGAAGTGGCTTCGGGGACGGTGCTGGTCGACTTCTGGGCGCCGTGGTGCGGGCCGTGCCGCATGATCGCGCCGGTGCTGGAGGAGCTGGACAAAGAGATCGGCGATAAGGTGAAGATCGTCAAGGTGAACGTCGACGAAAACCCGGACACGGCCAGCCAATACGGCGTGATGAGCATTCCGACGCTTATCCTGTTCAAAGACGGGCAACCGGTTGACAAGATCATCGGCTATCAGCCGAAGGAAGCCCTGCTCAGCCACCTCAACAAACATCTGTGA
- a CDS encoding GNAT family N-acetyltransferase produces MAEVKVRELRGVEELERVVALQQAVWGFADRDVVPAALLIAAQEEGALIAGAFAQGELIGFVFGFPTRDPAQQHSHMLGVLEPYRGTGAALALKRFQRDWCLARGIARVVWTYDPLRGGNANFNVRKLGVTVRRYLPDCYGALRGVNAGAPSDRFWAEWELASPRVAARLSAPLPPADVRDVPFANRVDGDVPREAVLDLDAPRLLVRIPDDWGAILGRDPALALRWRLHAREVFGHYFARGYRVTEFVPRPNAYVLERIPVGEGG; encoded by the coding sequence GTGGCTGAGGTGAAGGTGCGCGAGCTGCGCGGGGTGGAGGAGCTGGAACGCGTCGTCGCGCTGCAGCAGGCGGTGTGGGGCTTTGCCGACCGCGACGTCGTTCCCGCAGCGTTGCTCATCGCCGCCCAGGAGGAGGGGGCCCTCATCGCCGGGGCCTTCGCCCAGGGCGAGCTGATCGGCTTCGTGTTCGGCTTTCCCACGCGCGATCCGGCGCAGCAACACTCGCACATGCTCGGCGTGCTGGAACCCTACCGCGGCACCGGCGCGGCCCTCGCCCTCAAGCGCTTCCAGCGCGACTGGTGCCTTGCGCGCGGCATCGCCCGTGTGGTGTGGACGTACGATCCCCTGCGCGGCGGCAACGCCAACTTCAACGTGCGCAAGCTGGGCGTGACGGTGCGGCGCTACCTGCCCGACTGCTACGGCGCCCTACGCGGCGTCAACGCGGGGGCGCCGTCGGACCGCTTCTGGGCCGAGTGGGAGCTGGCCTCCCCGCGCGTGGCGGCCCGCCTAAGCGCGCCGCTGCCGCCCGCCGACGTGCGCGACGTGCCCTTCGCCAACCGCGTCGACGGCGACGTGCCGCGGGAGGCGGTGCTCGACCTCGACGCGCCGCGCCTCCTCGTGCGCATTCCCGACGACTGGGGGGCGATCCTGGGCCGCGATCCGGCCTTGGCCCTGCGGTGGCGGCTGCACGCCCGCGAGGTGTTCGGCCACTACTTTGCCCGCGGGTACCGGGTGACGGAGTTTGTCCCCCGCCCCAACGCCTACGTTCTCGAACGCATCCCGGTGGGGGAGGGTGGCTGA
- a CDS encoding M20 family metallopeptidase produces MSAILAYLARHCDAMLRDIETLVRAASPSTRKALVDRCGRVLAELVAARLGVRGERIPQAEVGDHYRFAIGDGDRQVLLLAHHDTVWEEGRLAFRVEGSRAYGPGIFDMKGGIVQAVWALKALVDLGVPLAKRVVLLSTSDEEIGSPTSRALIEAEARNSAAVLVLEPAAGADGALKTARKGVGLYRLTVRGRAAHAGSDPDKGVSAVAELARQVLALEALAAQEKGTTINVGVVRGGTRSNVIPEAAEAEIDVRAATLDEARRVDAAIRGLKPVLPGATLAVTGGINRPPMERTAAIGALFARARVIAARLGFSLSEAAVGGASDGNFTAALGVPTLDGLGCVGDGAHAEHEHIVIDALAPRAALLAHLLAEL; encoded by the coding sequence ATGTCGGCGATTTTGGCCTACCTGGCGCGCCACTGCGACGCGATGCTGCGCGACATCGAGACGCTCGTGCGGGCCGCGTCGCCCTCGACGCGGAAAGCGCTCGTTGACCGCTGCGGCCGTGTGCTGGCGGAGCTGGTGGCGGCGCGGTTGGGGGTAAGGGGGGAGAGGATTCCCCAGGCGGAGGTGGGGGACCATTACCGGTTCGCCATCGGGGACGGGGACCGGCAGGTCCTCCTCCTCGCCCACCACGACACGGTGTGGGAGGAGGGGCGCCTGGCCTTTCGCGTGGAGGGAAGCCGGGCCTACGGGCCGGGCATCTTCGACATGAAAGGGGGCATCGTCCAGGCGGTGTGGGCCCTGAAGGCCCTCGTCGACCTCGGCGTGCCCCTCGCCAAGCGCGTCGTCCTCCTGTCCACCTCCGACGAGGAGATCGGCAGCCCGACGTCGCGCGCGCTGATCGAGGCCGAGGCGCGAAACAGCGCGGCGGTGCTCGTGTTGGAGCCGGCCGCCGGCGCGGACGGGGCGCTGAAGACGGCGCGCAAAGGCGTGGGCCTTTACCGGCTGACGGTTAGGGGACGGGCGGCCCACGCCGGAAGCGACCCCGACAAGGGCGTCAGCGCCGTGGCTGAGCTGGCGCGCCAGGTCCTCGCCCTCGAGGCCCTCGCCGCTCAGGAGAAGGGGACGACGATCAACGTGGGCGTCGTTCGCGGTGGCACGCGCAGCAACGTCATTCCCGAGGCGGCGGAGGCGGAGATCGACGTGCGCGCTGCGACGCTGGATGAGGCGCGGCGCGTCGACGCGGCCATCCGCGGGCTCAAGCCCGTCCTGCCTGGGGCGACCCTTGCGGTGACGGGCGGGATCAACCGCCCGCCGATGGAGCGGACGGCGGCCATCGGCGCCCTCTTTGCACGGGCGCGCGTCATCGCCGCGCGGCTGGGCTTTTCCCTGTCCGAGGCGGCCGTCGGCGGGGCCAGCGACGGCAATTTCACTGCTGCCCTGGGCGTGCCCACCCTGGACGGGCTGGGCTGCGTCGGCGACGGCGCCCACGCGGAGCACGAGCACATCGTCATCGACGCCCTGGCCCCGCGCGCGGCGCTCTTGGCCCATCTCCTGGCCGAGCTGTAA
- a CDS encoding haloacid dehalogenase type II: MEAMRAVVFDAYGTLFDVQDAVAAVCDRRFPGYGKALGELWRRKQLEYTWLCSLMGQYRDFWRLTEDALAYALKALGLNAAPDARRELLEAYRTPPPYPEVSRALEAMVGKTLAILSNGTAEMLRAAVANAGLAGRFAAVISADEARVYKPHPDVYARVLTRLGVAKEDVLFVTANAWDAAGAKQFGFRVCWLNRFGMPFDEGLAVPDRVVERLDQLF, encoded by the coding sequence ATGGAGGCGATGCGCGCCGTCGTGTTCGATGCGTACGGCACGCTCTTCGACGTCCAGGACGCGGTGGCGGCGGTGTGCGACCGCCGCTTTCCCGGCTACGGGAAGGCGCTCGGGGAGCTGTGGCGGCGGAAGCAGCTCGAATACACCTGGCTGTGCTCGCTGATGGGCCAGTACCGCGATTTTTGGCGGCTTACCGAGGACGCGCTGGCGTACGCGCTGAAAGCGTTGGGTCTGAACGCGGCGCCGGATGCGCGCCGGGAACTGCTGGAAGCGTATCGGACCCCTCCGCCTTACCCCGAGGTTTCCCGTGCGCTAGAAGCCATGGTGGGAAAGACCTTGGCCATTCTGTCCAATGGCACGGCGGAAATGCTCCGCGCGGCCGTGGCGAACGCGGGACTGGCCGGACGGTTTGCCGCGGTGATTAGCGCCGATGAGGCACGCGTCTATAAGCCGCATCCGGACGTGTACGCGCGGGTTCTGACCCGGCTGGGCGTGGCGAAGGAGGACGTGCTGTTTGTGACGGCCAACGCGTGGGATGCGGCGGGGGCGAAGCAGTTCGGGTTCCGCGTCTGCTGGCTGAACCGGTTCGGCATGCCGTTTGACGAGGGGTTGGCCGTCCCCGACCGGGTGGTCGAACGCCTCGACCAGCTTTTCTAA
- the menC gene encoding o-succinylbenzoate synthase — MRIEAAELRVLRLPLKFRFETSFGVLTERTILLLTLFSDGLEGYAEGVMERLPLYREETVDSAWYLLRDVVLPRVVGKSFPNPESLVEALKPLRGNRQALAMVEMAFWDLWAKGLGVPLWQLLGGVRTAIPVGVSLGIQLSLAATVEAVERAAAQGYKRVKLKIKPGWDVAVVAAVRERFPDLDLTVDANAAYTLAQETVFIALDEFRLTYIEQPLSYDDLVDHAKLQARLKTPLCLDESILSPEDARKALELRACGVINIKVARVGGHLAARRVHDIAQAFGAPVWCGGMLEAGVGRAHNLHLSTLAGFTLPGDTSSASRYWAEDIVNEPLEAENGVVPVPAGPGIGVTLNRDVVARVTEAAVTLKPEVGRGG; from the coding sequence TGACCTTGTTTTCCGACGGTTTGGAAGGCTACGCGGAAGGGGTGATGGAGCGCCTTCCGCTGTACCGCGAGGAAACGGTGGACAGTGCGTGGTACCTCCTTCGGGACGTCGTCCTCCCGCGCGTGGTGGGGAAATCCTTCCCCAACCCCGAGTCCCTGGTCGAGGCGCTCAAGCCGCTGCGCGGCAACCGCCAGGCCCTGGCCATGGTGGAGATGGCCTTCTGGGATCTCTGGGCCAAGGGCTTGGGCGTGCCGCTGTGGCAGCTCTTGGGCGGCGTGCGGACGGCCATTCCCGTGGGCGTGTCGCTGGGCATTCAGCTGTCGCTGGCGGCGACGGTCGAGGCGGTGGAACGGGCCGCGGCGCAGGGGTACAAGCGCGTCAAGCTGAAGATCAAACCGGGGTGGGATGTGGCCGTTGTGGCGGCGGTGCGCGAGCGTTTCCCTGACCTCGATCTCACCGTCGACGCCAACGCGGCGTACACGCTGGCCCAGGAGACTGTCTTCATCGCCCTCGACGAATTCCGTCTAACGTACATCGAGCAGCCGCTTTCCTACGACGACCTCGTCGACCACGCCAAGCTGCAGGCGCGGCTGAAGACGCCGCTGTGCCTCGACGAGTCGATCCTCTCGCCGGAGGACGCCCGCAAGGCGCTGGAGCTGCGCGCCTGCGGGGTGATCAACATCAAGGTGGCCCGCGTCGGCGGCCATCTCGCCGCGCGGCGCGTCCACGACATCGCCCAGGCCTTTGGCGCGCCGGTGTGGTGCGGCGGCATGCTCGAGGCCGGTGTGGGGCGAGCACACAACCTGCATCTGTCCACCCTGGCCGGCTTCACCCTGCCCGGCGACACCAGCTCGGCCAGCCGCTATTGGGCGGAGGACATCGTCAACGAGCCGCTGGAAGCGGAAAACGGCGTCGTACCGGTTCCGGCGGGGCCGGGCATCGGCGTGACGCTCAACCGCGACGTCGTCGCCCGCGTCACCGAGGCGGCCGTCACGCTCAAGCCGGAGGTGGGGCGCGGTGGCTGA